The DNA sequence GCAGGGCTCTTTGCGTGATTGCAGGCAGGTAGAGGAACACGTAGAGGAGCCCCAGTAGCAGAAGAGCGATGATCAGAGGAAGACCCCAATCTGTGGtcatgattggctgttcacAGCGGGCCTGGAGGAAAGAGCCCTGCATTGTGCCGGTAGCCGTcggagagagacagaggaaaGTGTCTGATGTCCAGAGACTGTTTGgaagtgtgtgtctgtatgcGTCCCTTTGGCAGGACACACCTGTCACTAGCCGCTCTGCTTGGCACCGAGACACAGCTGTCAATGTGACACTCCAGCCAGATGCCACCAAATCAGGCCTGCCCTACGAGGGACATCCCCAGACTGACAGCAGACACGGTGACCTACGTCAAAGACATGCAGAACTGATGGCGTCATAAGTAAACATCAAGCATAAAGTATGTTTCATCGTTAAACTCTTTTAAGTGTATTACCTGTGCATGATTGTTGACCTGAGCCACTCTCAAGGTGGCATATGGGTAACATGGAATACGGCGTAGAgctgatttaaaatgttatgcaaCGTTGTTTGGGCACATCACACTATGTTACGACTAATACCTGCATCCAGCACTTCCTCGTTACAGCAAATCACCTCCCAAATCTAGAATATGGATTATAGTGCTTGCATAACGTAATTATGTAATTCTTGGTAACGTTTTATGGCACCATATTTTATGAATTAGACTAAATTGCCTGCACTTCTCAGATAGAATGGGATTAACTGTGGGATGTTTTTACACATAATGTCTTGTAGTGTCTTGTAGTGTCTTGTAGTGTCTTGTAGTGCAGGGgttttcaaaatttttaatGCCATAAAGCCCCCAAATATGATACCCTTGTGAGAGACCCCCTTTCTAAAACATAAAGAcaactgtatatacattttttttagattaatataataaaaaaaggacagatgaacagaataataataacaataacatataatgaataataataataattagtgcaAAATAtgaattgttgttgttaataataataatgatatatttaaaaattttaatataaataatttcagaAGGTTTAGTTTGAAAAAATAGGAATGGCTTGTCCTATTTATAGTATAGtgtatactataatatattaactaatatctaataataatactaataatattaaaatgtcctTCATGTCAGAAGTTAACGTATTCACATTGACgtctctaaaatatatatttttaagaaataactTTTTCTCtcctattttttttctctctcctcgGGGCCCTCTGGGAGTCCTGGGACCCCAGTTTGAATACTCAGTTCTAGATTAACTGTCAAGTATAACATGTACAatagttaaaaatgtaaaaaaataaaaataaataataataataatttaactttaattttatcatGAAGGTCTATACTTGAAAGGCCTGGTTATTTATCCAGTTCTCATACATTCTGTTCAAATGAGCGCACATCTTCATTTAGACTGATGTGAAAAGCAGGAAAAGGACGGTAAGTGTGATGGTTACTTATACATGCATTCTGACTCAGACAGGCTGTCTTAACCTCCACAGAGAAAGGCCTTTCCCTCAGTGCCTGCAAAATCAGGTCACCTCACTATGGAGCACCAAAGCAAGGACAGGACACACAGTGCTGGTGAAACCTCAAAGGTGTCCATTGTTTTTCAGACACAAAAGCATATTTCACATAATTGTCCCCTCTCTTTGTCTTTTCATGATTGAATctgattaatcatttatttatttatttgttgtcaGATATAAAGATTACAGGAATGCTAAAACAGACAGACTCGGCTAATTAGAGGTGCTTAAGGCAGAGTGGTGCTTAGAAGGTCTTTGATTCTTTATTACGTGTGAACAAGGCTATTAAGGggaatatttttgcaatttggGTGCTGTTAATTGCTTTGGATGAAGAACATGAATGTAATCATGTTGttgttgcaatttttttttttttttaagtatatagGCCTATAGGTAATTGATCATTAAGAACTGTGCTTTTTATGTCAGGGTCAGGGTTATTTTCTCAGTGCTGTATTAATAGAATGTGTTACACCAAGGTGTAATATTGTGCAAACATGGGTAgttgacatttaaaaattaaaattcagaaCACACCAACATCATACTTATCAAactaaacattcaaaataaataaataaatgcatttgacaCCTGCATTTCCTTTCCCTTTTACCACaactttttttctaaataattgtTTAGAATATCCTGTGTACTGTCATTCTATCTGTTCATTTATTCACAGCTAACCTCTGTATTAGTTATagattttatgaataaattagtCAGATTAGTTGATTGTATTgctaaaaaatgatttattttatgtgtgAACAAGGAAACATATACCAGATGATACAGCATATGAGCTCAGAATTCACGTTTGAGCTATAactgacattttaaatatgctacaaatacaaaatttgtttatatactaccattcaaaagtttggggtcagcaaggatgcattcattttaatcaaaagtgacagaaaagatgttaataatgtcacaaaatatttctatttcaaataaatattgttctttttaactttctgttcatcaaagaataattaaaataatgttacagtttccagaaaaatattaagcagcacaactgttttcaacattgataataataataataaatgtttcttgagcaggaaatcagcatataagaatcatttctgaaggatcatgtgacactgaagactgatgaagtaatgatgctgaaaattcagctttgcatcactggaataaattatatttttaaatatatttaaatagaaaacaggacattttaattgtaataatatttcaaaaatattataacaataatataactATTACTGTATATTGACAAAATGCACCTTTGATGAGAATAATCttgacttttgaacagtattgtttatatatttactgcACACAGCATGCCTTGCCAACCATCTGTTTCAAATGGCCATTATACCAAAGTAATTATATGACTCAATACATATGATCCAGTTGCAGGGATGATAGCATTAGATAGCATTTTCCCAAAACAGGAAGCATTACATAACCACTCAACAGAGACAAAACCTACACACTCCGTATCAGGAGAGAAAGATATAACAATTAAAGGACAGAGAGAAAGGAGAAAAGGTAACAGTGCCTCCAGTTTTCCTTTTCTCTTTAAGCACAACCTGAACAAATCATCTCGACACACTCAATACAGTCCTGACTTTGGCTCCACTGGCTCATCTCAACAGATAGATAGCGTGTCCATCGCCCACAGACATGGAGGctgtatgtattatataaagCCCTTGTGAAACCCTGGCCACTGCGGTGATGACTATACGATGATGGCAAGACTCCACATATCTTATACTGTGCAtttacacacgcacacacacacagtacctAAAAGCACATTCTCTAGACACAGTGACCCCTGTACTATTTTTAGCTCAGCTAGTGGTGAGAACTTCACTGCTAAGAGAAGCATGAttcagaaaagtatgaaaatagtTTATGTTATTTAAAGAGCCCTGACAAACACTGCAGAGGCAGTAATCACTGGACAAGACAgaataaaataccacatttggTGATGAAAACAGTGAAGTCTTCCTTATGTGAACATTAAAACAGTCCCTTCAGCAGATATACAAGGAGATAAAGGCACCTCCTCAGTGCTTGGAGGCATATAAATAGTTTCTTGAGTTCAGATGCTGGGTATGTTTTCCTGATGTAAATCTATTGATAAAGACTCAAACGGGCAAGACAAATCATCCCACACAGACGCCAGCAGCCAATCATCTACATATTTCTCTGCCTGGtctaataaaaatagattttacaGTTAACTGTTTCTGTTAAAGATACACGAAGGGCAACGGACCACGAGGAGGGATGTAGGTTGTAGGAGCACACAATGTAACCTATAGCTGTGTATACAATTGAATAACTAGTCAATACAATGTCAAAGTGACCTCAGCTATAATATTGTGATAACTGATCTGTGGGATTGTATAACTTTAAGAGAATTTAAAGCTGGCAGATGTGGTCAGCGAGGGATTACAGGACCATCTTACACAACACTGTATTTGCTTGAGCACATTTGAGTCAAGGTGAGGGGGCTGTGTATTGTTCCCAGCTCATGAGTAAACAGAAATCGGCCTACTGCAGAGGCGCTTGGACTGGACAGAATTATgtgctaaaaaaatatatataaaaaccaaatggaaattatttttttattggacTAATTAGATTATAGTGCAAGCTAAATTAACAGCAAAGTCACTTTAAGGGTAGCCTGCTCTATAGTCTTTGTTCACagtagggttgtcacgataccataaaaatgtcttacgatactataccagctgaAATATCATGATACCATGcagtattgtgttaatttaaaattaaattctacaaaatgtcataaatatcataaataaatagatgtaaatgaaaacagataagatttttctctgaatacttcattaatgtgaatgaatgactggctatagTTATCCGTGAAATGATGTAAACAAAACTCAtattagcactgcacagaagcagcataaagtgacatttagatgtggtttttatacatttagacttaatttataattgcataaataatgttatgagattgttttaaatataaaactctgaatatagaaatatgttgggaAAAAACTACTTTTAGATGGGAAacttaaaaccgccagtaggtggcagcaagtgttctttcaaaacggctgaatccttcaggagcgaatcaaatgactgtgtATTTATGAATGGCTTAGTGGATTATTTGGATTCGAAGTTTCGAACacagaaacgaaacaaaaacagcactcttgacTCTTGCTTGTGTCTTGCTGAACTGTCAGGACCATTTTCTTGAAATTTCcaagttagcagcatgtatattaaaacatatttatttatttataatgttaatatatatatatatatatatatatatatatatacagtggtgtgaaaaagtgttggcccccttcctgatttaaaattttttgcatatttgtcacacttaaaagattcaggtcatcaaacaaattttaatattacacaaagataatgcaagtaaatacaaaatgccatttttaaatgatgatttcatttattagctgtccaaacctacctagccctacgtgaaaaatgtattgccccctcctattaaatcatgaaagaactgtgattaacgacattattttagaaagcggagttaaatttcactagccaaacccaggcctgcttactgccagacctgttgaatcaagaaatcacttaaatagaacctgtctgacaaagtgaagcatgtttaaagagcaacacatcattccgtgatcttaagaaattcataaacagatgagaaacaaaatagtttacatgtatcagtctggaaagggctataaagccatttctaaggctttgggactccagcaaaccatggtcagagccattatccacaaatggagaaaacttggaacagtggtgaaccttcccaggagtggccggcctaccaaaattactccaagagcacaaagatgactcatccaggaggtcataaaagaacccagaacaacatctaaaagaactgcaggcctcacttgcctcaattaaggtcagtgttcatgattcaacaataagaaagagactgggcaaaaacagcatccatgggagagttccaaggcaaaagccattgctgaccaaaaataacacaaaggctcgtctcacatttgccaaaaaatatcttgattatccccaagacttttgggcaaatattctgtggactgatacttttaactttttggaaggtaTGTGTCCCATTACATCTGACGTAAAACCAActcagcatttcataaaaagaacatcataccaacagtcaaacatggtggtggtagtgtgatggtccgaggctgctttgcagcttctggacctggatgacttgccataattgatggaaccatgaattctgcactctatcagaaaatcctgaaggagaatgtccggccatcagtttgtgacctcaagctcaagtgcacttgggttatgcagcaggacaatgattccaaacacagcagcaagtccacctctgaatgtctcaagaaaaacaaaattaaggttttggagtggccaaatcaaagtctggacttaaatccaattgagatgctgtggcatgaccttaaacagtccattcatgctcgaaaaccctccaatgtggctgaattacaacaattctgcaaagaagagtgggccgaaattcctccacagcgatgtgaaagactcattgccagttatcgcaaacgcttgattgcagttgttgctgcaaagggtggcacaaccagttattaggtttagggggcaagcactatttcacacagggccatgtgggtttggattttgtttcccttcataataaaaaaacttcatttaaaaactgcatgttgtgtttacttgtgttatctttgattaatatttaaatttgtttgatgatctgaaacattaaagtgtgacaaacatgcaaaaaaattaaaatcaggaaggggggccaacactttttcacaccactgtatatatatatatatattatatatatgattGATAAGAACAAAGTGCAAAgctgctatgctgatgaatgGAATTGCATTCTGATCGCGAAGatgcttccagaaacgaactaGGCTATTACACTTGTTCTTGTTGTGGTCTAAGTGgccaaatgaataaaactgtGAGAATACTTTCTTGTAAGATATGATGTTGAATAAGTGATGCTTGAGCTGCTATTTTTTATCAGACGGTCTGCATCAGACCCTTTCTTCTGATAAACTGCAGCATGAACAACGACGTGCAAGTGCCACTTCTCattgcaaactgaactgaagcgTCCGGAAACACTCAATACTATATAAAGCGCATACACAGCCTGTAGCCTACTACACAgagcacagcagaaagacatttgGTAATCAACTTTCTGTTTCTGCTGGCATGCATGTTCAAATGAACGTTTTAAACAGTGTTCCCGCCGTGCATGCAACATATCTTATGGACGATACTaccgtttaaaaaatgcaatgacaccgtgggtatttttaagctttagtatCGCGATACTACCATAGTACCGGTATATCGTGCAACCCTAGCTCACAGTCCAtattttactataatttatgGCGCATCTTATTAGTTTTAAGGGAATTTGCATACTACACTAACTTTTGCATAGTAAACTTTAACATTATTTCGatgtaaaccttttttttttacagacgaAAAAAAAAGCTCATCAACATCGTGGGTGATATTTTAGCCCACGACCGCAGAGCTCTGTGGATTAATGAAGCACATTTCAAAACAATACCGCCTCCGTACTGCGGGACCGCGGGAGTTAAATCTGTGAAACGATACGGCAGCGCCATCATGCGGTTAAAGAGGGTTTAGCAGGTTACACAAATTtgcagaatcagaatgagcttttattgccaggtatgtttacacatatgaggaatttgttttcgtgacagaagcttccacagtgtaACAGAATGACactgacagaacaaaaaaacaaacaaaaaacaaaaaaacacagataataaaaagaagaataaaaaatagaacaaaaactaaaaataataataacacgaCTTCATGCATAAATCAAATTTGATTCGTAATACATTCGAATCCAAAGCATAAAACGCatacacatttaattaaaaatgataaattaactGAAATGGTAAATGAACGGAGACATTTCTGTTCGATGTTTGTTgttttatgcatatatataaaacatattatatatatatatatatatatatatatatattgttaacaTATTTGTGTATATGCAATGAAGTTatatcaaaaataattaaaaaaatgtttccttgTCATCTTATAGCTTATTACGTTCTGCAAGTGATGTCTTGGCACTAACCGGAAGCGGAAATCGCGAGGGAGCGGTTGACAGCTGCTGCTCGTCTGAAGTGGGTCGCCagcaaaacaacaataattgtGCAGAGATGGAGCtgtgtgaaatattatacaACAAGGCTGAATACATTGAGACGGTATGTTAATAAAATCGATAATATCCGTCAGCTGAATCAAGCGGTTGCTAGTAATACGTAAATTAATAGTAATGTTAGTATGTCTCTGCAAAACGAATGTGTATTGTATTATAAACAAAGATAATTCACCAGCACAAGTGTTAGTTTGTCATAACTTAATAGTCCGTAAACGTCTGTATCTTTTGCACACGGTGTTTATTAAATGCTCACATCAGCCCGGAGCGGGACCGTCATGTGATGGTAACGTTCACATTTGATTTCTCTGCGTTAGGCATCAGGCAACAAAGTCAGCAGACAATCAGTTCTTTGTGGCAGTCAAAACATTGTTCTCAATGGAAAGGTgagtttatgtatgtatgtatttcgTCTTATGTTCACCAGCAATGTGTTAACTATGTAAATGGCCTCTTCTTTCAGACTATCGTGATGAATGACTGTATCATCAGAGGAGATCTCGCTAATGTCAGAGTCGGGCGCCACTGTGTCATTAAAAGTCGGAGTGTGATCAGACCCCCGTTCAAGAAATTCAGCAAAGGGTGAGCAGTGCTGCTTGTTTAATGCAGAACATCTGTTTTCTCACTGATACTGTTTGTGTGATTGAACTTTTCTTGTTCTGTGTACATCAGCGTGGCTTTCTTCCCCTTGCATATTGGGGATCATGTGTTCATAGAGGAGGACTGTGTTGTCAATGCTGCACAGATAGGATCATACGTCCACATTGGCAAAAACTGTGTAATTGTAAGTAGCTCCTTTGTCTCTATCCTCCCATTATCCAACATTTTTACCTGGTGGTGCTTAATTGCCATACATGTTTTTTTAGGGTCGGCGCTGTGTCTTGAAGGACTGTTGTAAGATACTGGATAATACGGTCCTTCCCCCAGAGACGGTGGTTCCTCCGTTTACAGTTTTCTCTGGCTGTCCAGGTTGGCACCTTCAgatatattatttttagtgctgtcgatcgattaaacaatttaatcgcgttaatgacagtcatggactgtgattaatcatgattaatcacaaattcaaaatactaggatttacctgtaaatgtgttgaaataaagatgcatgacaaactagtttaaggaaacagaacctttcacacttctgccaggtatgagacataatccttattattattttatcattattcttttgtttttattcagccattatcagcctttaaactgacaataaaacgtttaccaagccacatcgcttcaatcccagaatacatttacccaactattatcaaaagtatttctaaataaatacaaaaaaacattttcttgcaaccttacgtgaagtattatgacaaaatgcattatgaagaagaattggacctgttctgcagctgcattagagctaacattagcatcatgctacataagacaatttatgagattaatagtgcacttttactcagaactcacttcaaaccaccattgagtgtttgtaataacttccttttacgatcacatgtggaatttggtcgtttactgttgttaaaatgtgctatttatagccttttatatgctgcacaaattagcatttcagatgtacacatttaactcaagaaaatcacatacaaacatcctatcgtaatcgtgtgtttattatcttatataatctatagaggctgttgtcatgtttatttctgctgctctgctgaaactcacattgTTTGATGTTATaaccgcctctctgttcttaagttgctggggatacattccaagtataatacacattataaaaggatctattttaatttttatttgtctatatacactttgggcggatgcggtacattataaaagtagcccaaaaaaccgcaacccacggctctgtaatttttcccgcgactgtattttcaaaatagcccacttgtgccgttaccctggcaacactggtgctgtaccctcatcacacaatagataaccttccgtgcTGTGATgacaggaagaagttggggtcaaaccttatcaaacgattaatttgcgttaaaaaaatattaacgcattaaattttttagattaatcgcatgcgttaacattgacacccctaattattttatttatttactgtaagtgatatattttttagtaaAGTGTTTTTGAATATCATTCTATGAATATAAACAGAGCctaagctttttttttgttctataTTTCAGGTCTGTTTTCAGGAGAGCTCCCTGAATGTACACAGGAACTGATGATCGATGTTACTAAGAGTTACTACCAGAAATTCCTCCCT is a window from the Onychostoma macrolepis isolate SWU-2019 chromosome 03, ASM1243209v1, whole genome shotgun sequence genome containing:
- the dctn5 gene encoding dynactin subunit 5, giving the protein MELCEILYNKAEYIETASGNKVSRQSVLCGSQNIVLNGKTIVMNDCIIRGDLANVRVGRHCVIKSRSVIRPPFKKFSKGVAFFPLHIGDHVFIEEDCVVNAAQIGSYVHIGKNCVIGRRCVLKDCCKILDNTVLPPETVVPPFTVFSGCPGLFSGELPECTQELMIDVTKSYYQKFLPLSQI